One stretch of Siphonobacter curvatus DNA includes these proteins:
- a CDS encoding HAD family hydrolase — translation MSIQQPDPTLRAALFDMDGVIVDNMAYHETAWRLFCENHGFPFSREMYYTNLNGKNSFDSFAYLLGRDPSPEEVRQMSDEKEEMYRTSYGPVLEPAEGLISFLNILHEYGVKCAVATSAPIENVQFTLDGTGLRPLFDVVVDASMVQNGKPAPDIYLKAAELVEVHPSNCVVFEDALLGIQAGKAAGMKVVGVSTSHSKDELAPLTSAVIADFREINWEQFEFVLAH, via the coding sequence ATGAGTATTCAACAACCTGATCCAACCTTACGGGCTGCTTTATTTGATATGGATGGCGTCATCGTGGATAATATGGCCTACCATGAAACAGCCTGGCGTTTGTTCTGCGAAAACCACGGATTTCCCTTCAGTCGGGAAATGTATTATACCAATCTGAACGGCAAAAATTCCTTTGATTCGTTTGCGTATTTGCTCGGCCGCGACCCCTCGCCGGAAGAAGTACGGCAGATGTCCGACGAGAAGGAAGAAATGTACCGGACTAGCTACGGGCCAGTACTTGAACCAGCCGAAGGACTCATTAGCTTTCTGAATATTCTTCATGAATACGGCGTGAAATGTGCCGTAGCTACGTCAGCTCCTATCGAAAATGTCCAGTTTACGCTGGATGGTACGGGCCTTCGTCCGCTTTTCGATGTGGTCGTGGATGCTTCAATGGTACAGAATGGCAAACCCGCTCCGGATATTTATCTGAAAGCCGCCGAATTAGTGGAGGTGCATCCAAGCAATTGTGTTGTATTTGAAGATGCTTTACTGGGTATTCAGGCTGGAAAAGCAGCGGGAATGAAAGTAGTGGGCGTTTCGACCAGCCACAGCAAGGATGAACTGGCCCCACTCACCAGTGCAGTTATTGCCGACTTCCGGGAAATCAACTGGGAACAGTTTGAATTTGTACTCGCTCATTAA
- a CDS encoding MBL fold metallo-hydrolase: MQVTFLGTGTSQGVPVIGCDCPVCRSLDFRDKRLRVSMHVEADGRSLVIDTGPDFRTQALRERIMHLDAVVFTHAHKDHTAGLDDVRPFNFRQNSDIPLYGQAAVLEQIKVEFAYAFAEHKYPGTPRLQLHPIENKPFEILGLQLIPIEVMHHKLPVFGYRIGDFSYITDANFIAEPELEKLRNSKVLVINALHKGPRHLSHFILPEALEIIEKLQPKVAYLTHISHSMGLHAQVEAELPPHVHLAYDGLKITL; the protein is encoded by the coding sequence ATGCAGGTAACTTTTCTCGGTACGGGTACTTCGCAGGGCGTTCCGGTCATTGGCTGTGACTGTCCGGTTTGCCGTTCGCTTGATTTTCGGGATAAACGCCTTCGGGTATCCATGCACGTGGAAGCTGATGGTCGTAGTCTGGTTATTGATACCGGCCCGGATTTCCGTACGCAGGCCCTCCGTGAACGTATCATGCATTTGGATGCCGTTGTCTTTACGCATGCTCATAAAGACCATACGGCGGGTCTGGACGATGTACGACCCTTTAATTTTCGGCAAAATTCCGACATCCCGCTGTACGGACAGGCAGCTGTACTGGAGCAAATCAAAGTAGAGTTCGCCTACGCTTTTGCCGAGCATAAATACCCCGGTACGCCCCGCTTACAATTGCATCCGATTGAAAACAAACCCTTTGAGATCCTGGGTTTGCAACTGATCCCGATTGAGGTGATGCATCACAAATTACCCGTGTTTGGCTACCGAATCGGGGATTTCTCGTACATTACGGATGCAAATTTCATTGCCGAACCGGAGCTGGAAAAGCTTCGCAACAGCAAGGTTCTGGTGATTAATGCCCTCCATAAAGGTCCCCGACACCTCTCCCACTTTATTCTGCCGGAAGCCTTGGAGATCATCGAAAAGCTACAGCCGAAAGTCGCCTATCTCACGCACATCAGCCATTCAATGGGACTTCATGCTCAGGTCGAGGCCGAATTACCTCCGCACGTGCATCTGGCCTATGATGGACTGAAAATTACCCTTTAA
- a CDS encoding response regulator: MAFKRVLIAEDSSVIQNLAKKILEFQNFEITSVKNGEQVLQLLDKESFDIVLLDINMPVMDGMECARQIRQLPDAQKAQTPLVAITGNARNYSPEEFKSAGFNDILIKPLNFDALVAKVREFTGGEV, encoded by the coding sequence ATGGCCTTCAAACGCGTCCTGATTGCTGAAGATAGCTCCGTCATTCAAAACCTCGCTAAGAAAATTCTGGAATTCCAGAACTTTGAAATCACTTCCGTTAAAAATGGGGAGCAGGTATTGCAATTGCTTGATAAAGAATCTTTTGACATTGTTCTGCTGGACATCAATATGCCCGTAATGGACGGCATGGAGTGTGCCCGTCAGATTCGCCAACTACCCGATGCCCAAAAGGCACAAACTCCGCTGGTGGCCATCACCGGTAATGCCCGTAACTACTCTCCGGAAGAGTTTAAGTCTGCTGGCTTCAACGACATTCTGATTAAGCCCCTCAACTTTGATGCCCTCGTTGCCAAAGTTCGCGAGTTTACGGGCGGCGAAGTATAA
- the dtd gene encoding D-aminoacyl-tRNA deacylase has product MIAVLQRVSQASVTIDSRINGEIAQGLLILLGITHTDTEEDLEWLARKIVGMRIFGDEEGKMNLDLKAVQGNILLISQFTLLASTKKGNRPSYIDAARPEVAIPLYEKMIVQLEKELGRPIATGEFGADMKVSLLNDGPVTIIIDSKNRI; this is encoded by the coding sequence ATGATTGCCGTTCTTCAACGCGTCTCCCAGGCTTCCGTTACAATTGATTCCCGCATCAACGGAGAAATTGCTCAGGGCTTACTGATTTTACTGGGCATCACCCATACCGATACGGAAGAAGACCTTGAATGGCTGGCCCGCAAGATTGTGGGCATGCGAATTTTCGGTGATGAAGAGGGTAAAATGAACCTCGACCTGAAAGCAGTCCAGGGAAATATTCTGCTCATCAGTCAGTTTACGTTATTGGCCAGTACGAAAAAAGGTAATCGTCCGAGTTATATCGACGCCGCCCGTCCGGAAGTCGCCATTCCTTTGTACGAAAAGATGATCGTTCAGCTGGAAAAGGAACTGGGTCGGCCCATTGCGACGGGCGAATTTGGGGCCGACATGAAAGTCTCCCTGCTCAACGACGGTCCCGTCACCATCATTATTGATTCTAAAAACCGCATCTAA
- a CDS encoding methylated-DNA--[protein]-cysteine S-methyltransferase, translating to MASSAYVAYYESPLGWMELGSSAEALQVVRFVPEKGRQVFTNLLGETQQQLTEYFSGKRRDFDLPLQWTGTAFQQNVWQRLRELPYAETVSYINLAREIGDEKATRAVAAANAKNQIALIVPCHRVIGTDGKPVGYAWEIWRKRWLLQHEQQHSGTGQLWLF from the coding sequence ATGGCATCCTCGGCGTATGTGGCTTATTACGAATCACCGCTGGGCTGGATGGAACTAGGTTCCTCAGCAGAAGCTCTGCAAGTGGTTCGCTTCGTTCCGGAAAAGGGACGTCAGGTTTTTACGAACCTACTGGGTGAAACGCAGCAGCAATTGACCGAATATTTTTCGGGTAAACGCCGGGATTTTGACCTGCCCTTACAATGGACGGGTACGGCATTTCAGCAAAATGTGTGGCAACGCCTGCGGGAATTACCTTACGCCGAGACGGTTTCTTACATCAACCTGGCCCGTGAAATCGGGGATGAAAAAGCAACGCGGGCCGTTGCGGCGGCAAACGCCAAAAATCAGATTGCTCTCATTGTACCCTGCCACCGTGTGATCGGTACGGACGGAAAGCCCGTAGGGTACGCTTGGGAAATCTGGCGGAAACGTTGGCTGTTGCAGCATGAGCAACAGCATTCGGGCACGGGACAGCTTTGGCTATTTTAA
- the mgtE gene encoding magnesium transporter produces the protein MAFELTKEYVERLSQAVELRDESTIRLELRDLFAADISVLLDELEGPEAHYILTLLDTETGAEILAEYDSDSRRELLTYFDSAEIARYVNILDSDDAVDLLKEQPVRIREEVIALIEDREQARFILDLLPYEPDTAGGLMQKELVKINVRQTVTECVEEIRRQAEDVEKVYTVYVVDDDQILLGIVSLKDIILAKRGSKIEQIYDDDVIYASTYDSAEDVAELMSRYDLDALPVVNVQKRLLGQITIDDVVDVITEQAQEDIAAITGVSEEVEEDDSVWKITRSRLPWLGIGMIGSLLAAKFLGIFEHDLLMMVPALALFIPIIGSTGGNVGIQSSSFMVQILSDKSALSGEFWPRMLKILTVAVLKGVLIAAFVFLITYLILSHPLKLSMVVSISLMAVVLLSSFTGTVTPIILNRYGINPSVASGPFITTANDFLGYSVYFGIAYLLYHYW, from the coding sequence ATGGCTTTTGAGCTTACCAAAGAGTACGTAGAACGCCTAAGCCAGGCCGTGGAGCTTCGCGATGAATCGACCATCCGGCTGGAACTGCGTGACCTCTTTGCCGCTGATATTTCCGTTTTACTCGACGAGCTGGAAGGCCCGGAAGCTCATTATATCCTTACCTTACTGGACACCGAAACCGGAGCCGAAATTCTGGCTGAATACGATTCTGATTCCCGTCGGGAGCTTTTGACGTACTTTGACTCGGCCGAGATTGCCCGTTACGTGAATATTCTGGATTCGGACGATGCGGTGGACTTGCTTAAAGAACAGCCCGTACGGATTCGGGAGGAAGTTATTGCTCTGATTGAAGACCGCGAACAGGCCCGTTTTATCCTCGATCTGCTGCCCTACGAACCCGATACGGCGGGCGGTCTGATGCAGAAGGAGCTGGTGAAAATCAACGTACGACAAACGGTAACCGAATGCGTAGAGGAAATTCGTCGGCAGGCGGAAGACGTGGAAAAGGTATACACCGTCTATGTAGTGGATGACGATCAGATTTTATTGGGCATTGTTTCCCTGAAAGACATCATCCTGGCTAAACGAGGCAGTAAAATTGAGCAAATTTACGACGACGATGTCATTTACGCTTCTACGTATGACTCCGCCGAAGACGTCGCCGAACTAATGTCCCGGTACGATTTGGATGCTCTGCCTGTCGTAAACGTACAAAAACGGCTGCTGGGGCAAATCACAATTGATGACGTTGTGGACGTGATTACGGAACAGGCTCAGGAAGACATCGCCGCCATTACGGGGGTCTCTGAAGAAGTCGAAGAAGACGATTCCGTCTGGAAGATTACGCGTTCGCGTTTACCCTGGCTGGGTATCGGCATGATCGGTAGTTTGCTGGCGGCCAAGTTTCTGGGCATATTCGAGCACGACCTGCTGATGATGGTACCGGCTCTGGCGTTGTTCATTCCCATTATCGGTTCAACGGGTGGAAACGTAGGTATTCAGTCCTCCTCGTTCATGGTTCAGATTCTGAGTGATAAATCGGCCCTAAGCGGTGAATTCTGGCCGCGTATGCTCAAAATTCTGACGGTTGCCGTTTTGAAGGGCGTATTGATTGCGGCCTTTGTCTTTCTCATTACCTATCTGATCCTATCGCACCCCCTTAAACTTTCGATGGTCGTATCCATTTCGCTGATGGCGGTAGTATTGCTGTCTTCGTTTACGGGAACGGTTACACCGATTATTCTCAATCGGTACGGAATTAATCCTTCCGTAGCTTCAGGGCCCTTTATCACCACAGCGAATGATTTTCTGGGGTACAGTGTGTATTTCGGTATTGCCTACCTACTGTATCATTACTGGTAA
- the glmM gene encoding phosphoglucosamine mutase → MTLIKSISGIRGTIGGNVGESLTPVDIVKFSAAFGTWLKRKFPENHKIVIGRDARLSGEMAVRLVSATLQGLGLHVVDLGLSTTPTVEIAVPMESAAGGIILTASHNPIQWNALKLLNAKGEFISAEEGAEVLALAEAETFSFVEVKKLGSYRVDDSYLKKHIDAILALPLVDKAAIEAADFSIAVDAVNSSGGIAVPLLLEALGVKDILKLHCEPTGYFAHNPEPLPEHLTDIRKEMRTGKYDLGVVVDPDVDRLAFVAEDGEPFGEEYTLVAVADYILKNQVGNTVSNLSSTIALRDVTQKAGGTHYSAAVGEVNVVTKMKEVGAVIGGEGNGGIIYPELHYGRDALVGIALFLTHLAKFGKSVSILRRAYPNYYISKNKIELTPELNVDVVLERIQQKYTRQPINTEDGVKIEFGNEWVHLRKSNTEPIIRIYSESDFMTKAENLAKKIIQDIKEVVATL, encoded by the coding sequence GTGACGTTGATTAAATCTATCTCCGGAATCCGGGGAACCATTGGTGGAAACGTGGGTGAATCCCTTACTCCCGTTGACATTGTTAAGTTTTCCGCCGCTTTCGGAACTTGGCTTAAACGTAAATTTCCTGAAAATCACAAGATTGTCATTGGTCGGGACGCTCGTCTTTCCGGAGAAATGGCAGTTCGTTTAGTATCAGCTACTTTACAGGGACTTGGTTTACACGTAGTCGACTTAGGTTTATCCACCACACCCACCGTTGAAATAGCGGTTCCTATGGAATCTGCTGCCGGTGGCATTATTCTTACTGCCAGTCATAACCCCATTCAGTGGAATGCGTTAAAATTACTCAATGCAAAGGGTGAATTTATTTCTGCCGAAGAAGGTGCTGAAGTATTAGCGTTGGCCGAAGCAGAAACGTTTTCTTTTGTAGAAGTAAAAAAACTAGGTAGCTATCGCGTTGATGATTCCTACCTGAAAAAACACATCGACGCCATTCTGGCTCTGCCGCTGGTAGACAAGGCGGCGATCGAAGCTGCTGATTTCAGCATTGCCGTTGATGCAGTAAACTCCTCGGGAGGAATTGCTGTACCTCTACTGCTGGAAGCCTTGGGTGTTAAGGATATTCTTAAACTTCACTGCGAACCTACGGGTTACTTTGCTCACAACCCTGAGCCCCTGCCTGAACACCTGACGGATATCCGGAAGGAAATGCGGACGGGCAAATACGATTTGGGTGTTGTCGTTGATCCAGACGTAGATCGGTTAGCGTTCGTAGCAGAAGATGGCGAGCCTTTCGGTGAAGAATACACGCTGGTAGCCGTCGCTGATTATATCCTGAAAAACCAAGTCGGTAATACCGTTTCCAATCTTTCTTCCACCATTGCTCTTCGGGACGTAACCCAAAAAGCTGGTGGTACCCACTATTCGGCGGCGGTTGGCGAAGTGAACGTGGTAACGAAAATGAAGGAAGTCGGAGCAGTAATTGGGGGCGAAGGCAATGGTGGTATTATCTATCCCGAGTTGCATTACGGTCGTGATGCCCTGGTGGGTATCGCTCTATTCCTGACCCACCTGGCCAAATTCGGTAAGTCTGTATCCATTCTGCGTCGGGCTTATCCGAACTATTACATCTCGAAAAATAAGATTGAATTAACGCCCGAGCTGAACGTAGACGTTGTACTGGAGCGAATTCAGCAGAAGTACACCCGTCAGCCCATCAATACGGAAGACGGTGTAAAAATTGAATTCGGTAACGAATGGGTGCACCTTCGCAAGTCGAACACCGAGCCCATTATCCGCATTTATTCAGAATCTGACTTTATGACCAAGGCCGAAAACCTAGCCAAGAAGATCATTCAGGATATTAAAGAAGTGGTAGCTACGCTATAA
- a CDS encoding PAS domain S-box protein: protein MSKTLSTEAGPSLRQTSPGLPLSSASAELQDLIRNTTDLIQMIDLQGRFLYVNKAWKDTIGYRSAELNQMNLRDVIHPEFMEETLSKFERVKNGEQIPDFEAVYRRKDGRRVYLSGSVNCRYDEQGNPSVFRCIFHDATAKNRAENAQNLYYQIANSTLSTRSLDDLYHFIHEELGKVIDTKNFFISLYDPTKSYLYFPYYVDEYFNKNIRFTKRKLGNGLTEYAIVANRPLMLTENEILDLARQRVLYIYGEIPKVMLCVPLRIGDRITGIIGVKSYERTNKYDIRDLELLEFISGQVAVAIERKQAEAELGKQTARLHAIFESSSHLMWTVNRRLQLTSFNDNYMKLIQSQLNMPPQVNVTTDQFAWRLMDSSNRKIMEEKYKIAFRGKAESYEVHMEHIRHGDDIWLEVYLNPILLADGTIEEVAGIARDITPLKRSARELLKAKEEAERSLKVKERFLANMSHEIRTPMNGVIGMIDLLSTTKLEEEQREYVHTIKKSSETLLNILNDILDLSKIEAGKMVLHEAPFEFRSVFDKLISLFGQTAKNRNNTLTYELGSDLPQYIIADETRLLQILSNLTSNALKFTEQGSVKVRVMNLATHGKWHKIRVEVEDSGIGISVDGLKQLFGAFQQLDNTTRKSFGGTGLGLAISRELSRLMKGEMGVESEVGQGSTFWFTVELKETMIAPLQEKKYADEFQIVGYLAKEQPHILLVDDNAVNRKVASEILMKAGCRVETADSGRKAIQLVERTIGTDPYSLILMDIQMPDMDGLETTQALRKQFAEALPPILAMTAYSMKEDRERFLSQGMNDYVSKPIRAEILVLKVKEWVDRVGIEKSKTNVTNTGSEPVVRELPVTNELSDLYDFGVVNQLAELAGKEMVEQVFAEFEQEATEQIAAAKEGFVNEDFQMVESNLHTLKGNAGTLGITRLHEVVKTLELKTKVGNFSTFTTEFPPIETEFTHFKETYAQVLQGLK, encoded by the coding sequence ATGAGTAAAACCTTGAGTACGGAAGCGGGACCCTCGCTTCGCCAAACCTCGCCGGGTTTGCCGTTGAGTTCGGCTTCGGCGGAATTACAGGATTTGATCCGAAATACAACGGATTTGATCCAGATGATTGATTTACAGGGCCGTTTTTTATACGTCAACAAAGCCTGGAAAGATACGATCGGGTATCGCTCCGCCGAGTTGAATCAGATGAATTTACGGGATGTCATTCACCCGGAGTTCATGGAAGAGACGCTCAGTAAGTTTGAACGCGTCAAAAACGGCGAACAGATTCCGGATTTTGAGGCCGTGTACCGCCGGAAAGATGGGCGGCGGGTGTATCTGTCCGGATCGGTCAACTGCCGCTACGACGAACAGGGAAATCCCAGCGTATTCCGGTGCATTTTCCACGACGCAACGGCCAAAAACCGAGCGGAGAATGCTCAGAATCTGTACTACCAGATTGCTAACTCCACGCTGAGTACGCGAAGTTTGGATGATTTGTATCATTTCATCCACGAAGAACTAGGAAAAGTTATTGATACCAAGAACTTCTTCATTTCACTATACGATCCGACCAAAAGCTACCTGTACTTTCCGTATTACGTCGATGAATATTTCAACAAAAATATTCGGTTTACGAAGCGGAAACTGGGTAATGGACTTACGGAGTACGCCATTGTGGCCAATCGGCCCCTGATGCTTACGGAAAATGAAATTCTCGATCTGGCCCGGCAACGGGTGTTGTACATCTACGGCGAAATTCCGAAGGTCATGTTATGCGTACCGCTTCGGATTGGTGACCGGATTACGGGAATTATTGGGGTGAAATCCTACGAGCGGACCAACAAGTACGATATCCGGGATTTAGAGCTGCTCGAATTTATTTCAGGCCAGGTAGCCGTCGCTATCGAACGTAAACAGGCGGAGGCTGAACTGGGTAAACAGACGGCCCGGTTACACGCCATTTTTGAGTCCTCGAGTCACCTGATGTGGACGGTCAATCGCCGCTTGCAACTGACTTCGTTCAATGACAATTACATGAAGCTGATTCAAAGTCAGCTCAATATGCCCCCGCAGGTCAACGTGACGACCGACCAGTTTGCCTGGCGACTGATGGATTCTTCCAACCGAAAGATCATGGAAGAGAAGTATAAAATCGCCTTTCGGGGTAAAGCCGAGTCCTATGAAGTGCACATGGAGCATATCCGGCACGGCGACGACATCTGGCTGGAAGTATACCTGAATCCGATCCTGCTGGCCGATGGGACGATTGAGGAAGTAGCGGGCATTGCCCGGGATATCACGCCCCTGAAACGTTCCGCCCGCGAATTGCTCAAGGCGAAGGAAGAAGCCGAACGTTCACTCAAAGTAAAAGAGCGTTTTCTGGCGAATATGTCGCACGAAATCCGTACACCCATGAATGGGGTGATCGGAATGATTGACCTGCTGAGTACGACCAAACTGGAAGAGGAGCAGCGGGAATACGTGCATACGATTAAGAAGTCCTCGGAAACACTGCTGAATATTCTGAACGACATTCTGGATTTGTCCAAAATCGAAGCCGGAAAAATGGTCCTGCACGAAGCACCGTTTGAGTTCCGTAGCGTCTTTGACAAATTAATCAGTCTGTTCGGACAAACGGCCAAAAACCGGAATAATACGCTTACGTACGAGCTGGGATCGGATTTGCCACAGTACATCATCGCTGATGAAACCCGGTTGTTACAGATTCTTTCCAACCTGACTTCCAACGCCCTCAAGTTTACGGAACAGGGCTCCGTGAAGGTTCGGGTCATGAATCTGGCTACGCACGGTAAATGGCACAAAATACGCGTGGAGGTTGAGGATAGTGGGATTGGTATTTCAGTGGACGGTCTGAAACAGCTTTTCGGAGCCTTCCAGCAATTGGACAATACAACCCGAAAATCCTTTGGTGGTACGGGTCTTGGATTAGCGATTTCCCGGGAATTATCCCGCCTGATGAAGGGAGAGATGGGAGTCGAATCGGAAGTAGGGCAGGGAAGCACCTTCTGGTTCACGGTGGAACTCAAGGAAACGATGATTGCTCCCTTGCAGGAGAAAAAATACGCCGACGAGTTCCAGATTGTAGGGTATTTGGCCAAAGAACAGCCGCATATTCTACTGGTGGATGACAACGCCGTGAACCGTAAAGTGGCGAGCGAAATCCTAATGAAAGCGGGTTGTCGGGTAGAAACGGCCGATTCCGGCCGGAAAGCCATTCAACTGGTGGAACGGACGATTGGAACGGATCCGTACAGTCTGATTTTGATGGACATTCAGATGCCGGATATGGATGGTCTAGAAACGACGCAGGCCTTACGCAAACAATTTGCCGAAGCATTGCCGCCCATTCTGGCGATGACGGCTTATTCGATGAAAGAAGACCGGGAACGTTTCCTGAGTCAGGGCATGAACGATTACGTATCTAAACCCATTCGGGCTGAAATCCTGGTGCTCAAGGTCAAGGAATGGGTAGATCGGGTTGGAATCGAAAAATCGAAAACAAATGTTACGAATACCGGGTCCGAACCCGTAGTACGTGAACTGCCCGTTACGAATGAACTCAGTGACTTGTACGATTTTGGCGTAGTGAATCAACTGGCTGAGCTGGCGGGTAAGGAAATGGTAGAACAGGTGTTCGCGGAATTCGAACAGGAAGCCACTGAACAGATTGCTGCTGCTAAAGAAGGATTCGTAAATGAAGATTTTCAAATGGTCGAATCCAATCTTCATACGCTAAAGGGTAACGCAGGTACGTTGGGAATTACACGCTTGCATGAAGTCGTAAAAACGCTGGAGTTAAAAACCAAGGTTGGCAATTTCAGTACGTTTACGACAGAGTTTCCGCCCATTGAAACCGAGTTTACGCATTTTAAAGAAACATACGCCCAGGTGCTACAAGGTCTAAAGTGA
- the rsmA gene encoding 16S rRNA (adenine(1518)-N(6)/adenine(1519)-N(6))-dimethyltransferase RsmA: MKVKAKKHLGQHFLRDLHACERIADLLSGYQDYRTVLEIGPGMGVLTQFLLRKPQFEVHVVEIDRESVDYLHEHFPDLSPRVHNYDFLRWDLQTFSTESFGLIGNFPYNISSQIFFRVLEYRNQIPEVVCMLQKEVAQRIASPPGSRDYGILSVLLQAFYDIKYHFTVPPGAFDPPPKVQSGVIRLQRNAVTQLDCDEKLFFNVVKTAFNQRRKTLRNALKPIGVIFDHPLLEKRAEQLGVAEFVDITQTIERAKKA; the protein is encoded by the coding sequence ATGAAAGTAAAAGCAAAAAAGCACTTAGGACAACATTTTCTCCGCGATTTACACGCTTGCGAGCGGATTGCTGATTTGCTGTCGGGATACCAGGATTACCGGACCGTACTCGAAATTGGTCCCGGGATGGGCGTACTTACGCAGTTTCTGTTGCGTAAACCCCAATTTGAAGTACACGTGGTGGAAATTGACCGGGAATCGGTGGATTATTTGCACGAACATTTTCCGGACCTTTCCCCCCGCGTCCACAATTACGATTTTCTGCGTTGGGATCTGCAGACGTTCTCTACTGAGTCTTTTGGACTGATTGGAAATTTTCCGTACAACATCTCCAGCCAGATTTTTTTCCGCGTACTCGAATACCGTAATCAGATTCCGGAGGTAGTTTGTATGCTGCAAAAGGAAGTGGCTCAACGCATTGCTTCGCCGCCGGGTAGCCGTGATTACGGCATCCTGAGCGTATTACTTCAGGCTTTCTACGACATCAAGTACCACTTCACGGTACCGCCGGGAGCCTTCGATCCGCCACCAAAAGTACAATCAGGCGTTATTCGTCTGCAACGTAATGCCGTAACCCAGCTCGACTGCGATGAGAAGCTGTTTTTCAACGTAGTCAAAACGGCCTTTAACCAGCGTCGTAAAACCCTGCGAAACGCTCTTAAACCCATTGGCGTGATCTTTGATCACCCACTTTTGGAGAAACGGGCTGAGCAGTTAGGCGTGGCTGAGTTTGTCGACATTACGCAAACCATCGAACGGGCTAAAAAGGCCTAG
- a CDS encoding nucleotide pyrophosphohydrolase, producing the protein MTLEEAQKTVDQWITTVGVRYFNELTNTALLMEEVGEVARIMARRYGEQSEKESDKNKDLGDELADVLWLVICLANQTGVNLTEAFEKNLDKKNIRDATRHLDNPKLQE; encoded by the coding sequence ATGACGCTGGAAGAAGCCCAAAAAACAGTAGATCAGTGGATCACCACCGTGGGAGTACGCTACTTTAACGAACTGACCAACACGGCCCTACTGATGGAAGAAGTAGGTGAAGTCGCCCGAATCATGGCCCGTCGGTACGGAGAACAGTCGGAGAAGGAGTCTGACAAAAACAAAGACTTGGGCGACGAACTGGCGGATGTACTCTGGCTGGTGATTTGCTTGGCGAATCAGACGGGAGTGAACTTAACGGAGGCTTTTGAAAAAAACCTCGATAAGAAGAACATCCGTGACGCGACTCGTCACCTCGATAATCCAAAGTTACAGGAATAG